A single genomic interval of Prionailurus viverrinus isolate Anna chromosome A2, UM_Priviv_1.0, whole genome shotgun sequence harbors:
- the LOC125161129 gene encoding 60S ribosomal protein L12-like: MPPKFDHIKIKVIHLRCTGGKVSANLPGPKDQPLGLSPQKFGDDILKATGDWKGMRIRVKLTIQNRQAQTEVVLSASAQIIRALKEQPRDRKQQKNLKHSGNITFDEIVSIVLQMWHRSLARELSRTIKNILGTAQSVWMATTLMTS, translated from the coding sequence ATGCCGCCTAAGTTTGACCACATCAAGATCAAAGTCATACACCTGAGGTGCACAGGTGGCAAAGTCAGTGCCAATCTTCCTGGCCCCAAAGATCAGCCCCTGGGTCTGTCTCCACAAAAGTTTGGTGATGACATCCTCAAGGCAACCGGTGATTGGAAGGGTATGAGGATTAGAGTGAAACTGACCATTCAGAACAGACAGGCCCAGACTGAAGTGGTTCTTTCTGCATCTGCCCAGATTATCAGAGCCCTCAAGGAACAaccaagagacagaaagcagcagaaaaacTTGAAGCACAGTGGAAATATCACTTTTGATGAGATTGTCAGCATTGTCTTACAAATGTGGCACAGATCTTTAGCTAGAGAACTCTCCAGAACCATTAAAAATATCCTGGGGACTGCCCAATCTGTGTGGATGGCCACCACCCTCATGACATCATAG